In Microplitis demolitor isolate Queensland-Clemson2020A chromosome 9, iyMicDemo2.1a, whole genome shotgun sequence, one genomic interval encodes:
- the LOC128668532 gene encoding probable serine/threonine-protein kinase clkA — protein NNNNNNNDNNNNNNNNNNNNNNNNNNNNNNNNNNNNNNNNNNNNNNNNNNNNNNNNNNNNNNNNNTDNNNNDNNNSNNDNNNNNNKMNNNNNNNNNNNNNNNKNNNNNNNNNNNNNNNNNNNNNNNNNNNNNNNNNNNNNNSNDNNNNNNNKNNNINNNNNNNNNNNNNNKKMNNYKNNNNNNNNYNNNNNNNNNKNYNNNNNKNNNNNNNNDNNNNNKNNNNNNNNDNANNNNNNNNNNNNNNNNNNNNNNNNNNNNNNNNNNNNNNNNNNNNNNNNNNNNNNNNNNNNNNNNNNNNNNNNNNNNNNNNNNNNNNNNNNNNNNNNNNNNNNNNNNNNNNNNNNNN, from the exons aataataataataataataatgataataataataataataataataataataataataataataataataataataataataataataataataataataataataataacaataataataacaataacaataacaacaacaataataacaataacaacaacaataataacaataacaataacaataataacaatactgataacaataataacgataataacaatagtaacaatgataataataataacaataataaaatgaataataataataataataataataataataataataataataataaaaataataataataataacaataataataacaataataataacaataacaataacaataacaacaacaataataacaataacaacaacaataataacaataacaataacaataatagcaatgataataacaataataacaataacaagaacaataacattaacaataataataataataacaataataacaataataacaataaaaaaatgaataattacaaaaataataataataataataacaattataacaataataacaataacaataataataaaaattacaacaataataataacaaaaataacaataacaataataacaatgataataataataacaataagaacaataataacaacaataataacgataatgccaataataataataataacaataataataataataataataataataataataataacaataacaataataataataataat aacaataataataataataacaataataataataataataataataataacaataacaataacaataataataataataacaataacaataacaataataataataataacaataacaataacaataataataataataacaataacaataataataataataataataataataataataataacaataacaataacaataataataataataacaataacaataacaataataataataataacaataacaataataataataat